Proteins co-encoded in one Acidovorax sp. 69 genomic window:
- a CDS encoding tripartite tricarboxylate transporter substrate binding protein: MPPRTVIADPPSPARWSRRQALLALATSASAGVAPFAEAADASTESAECIAPSRPGGGFDLTCGLAAQALQAARPGRAPLHTRYLPGGIGAVAFDQVATGRLGGPSTLVAFSSGSLLNIAQGRFGPHPLNAVRWIATLGNDYGVVAVHHNAPHQRLQDVVTALQKDSARVVFGAGGTLGSQDWVKAALLVRAAGQDHKRMRFVSFEGGGEALKALGGRHIDIFTGDAAEAMKAAAEGLPVRILAVLAPARLSGAQAALPTAREQGLDLVWTTVRGLYMAASVPDADARAWTHALQEAQATPGYAALCSRYGLHPFALSGAALEDYVQRRVADYRRLTQELGLRSWPR, translated from the coding sequence ATGCCACCCCGCACAGTCATCGCTGATCCCCCCTCGCCCGCACGCTGGAGCCGCCGCCAGGCCCTGCTGGCTCTGGCGACCAGTGCCAGTGCGGGGGTGGCACCCTTCGCCGAAGCGGCAGACGCATCCACAGAGTCCGCCGAGTGCATCGCGCCCTCACGCCCCGGTGGGGGGTTTGACCTGACTTGCGGCCTGGCTGCACAAGCCCTGCAGGCCGCGCGCCCCGGCCGGGCACCGCTGCACACCCGCTACCTGCCCGGAGGCATTGGCGCGGTGGCATTCGATCAAGTGGCCACAGGGCGGCTGGGCGGCCCCAGCACGCTGGTGGCATTCTCCAGCGGCTCGCTGCTCAACATCGCACAAGGCCGTTTTGGCCCACATCCGTTGAACGCAGTGCGCTGGATCGCCACGCTGGGCAACGACTATGGCGTGGTGGCTGTGCACCACAACGCACCGCACCAGCGCCTGCAGGACGTGGTCACGGCACTGCAAAAGGATTCAGCCCGCGTGGTGTTCGGCGCTGGCGGCACACTGGGCAGCCAGGATTGGGTGAAGGCCGCGCTGCTGGTCCGCGCAGCGGGGCAAGACCACAAGCGCATGCGCTTCGTGTCGTTTGAAGGCGGTGGCGAAGCCCTCAAGGCCCTGGGTGGCCGGCACATCGACATCTTCACCGGCGATGCGGCTGAAGCCATGAAGGCCGCCGCCGAGGGACTGCCAGTGCGTATCCTGGCGGTGCTGGCCCCCGCGCGCCTTTCCGGCGCACAGGCCGCGCTGCCCACCGCACGCGAACAGGGCCTGGACCTGGTCTGGACCACCGTGCGAGGCCTGTACATGGCCGCCAGCGTGCCCGACGCCGATGCGCGCGCATGGACCCATGCACTGCAGGAGGCCCAGGCAACCCCGGGCTACGCGGCGCTGTGCAGTCGCTATGGTCTGCACCCGTTCGCCTTGAGCGGCGCCGCGCTGGAGGACTATGTGCAGCGCCGCGTCGCTGACTACCGTCGCCTGACGCAGGAGTTGGGTCTGCGGTCCTGGCCGAGATGA
- a CDS encoding FimV family protein, which produces MIRNSLIVVCMGLAAPGAGALSLGAPQGTVWLGKPIDLGFEVQLDPGMSMDAICPQARLVSGDLSVPAGRVQVSVQPGELGRNPVVRVQSSHLADEPVLTAQVSISCIGSFMREYTFLADLPMSVAGGNRPIAIPWEGQASGATSSWALPGAAAEKSFPGETVAPPPRKASASERVARKAMKSSSKPLARSPSDAAVAAVPSSSGAQPEASILAPKVAVKVEAKKASPAAETSRPAVAPDPASAAAAPARPRLVMEPLATLATPSTSGDQASSGAPGSGEALPSIGVGNSQDAGGAEGERLQALQTEIERMREQAEQDRQATLAMLTRLEKMDTGYFPASLVYGLLAVLALTMIAAVLGVMRMRRALSTSNEEWRNTLNAFAAQSSLPRQDGAEPARQEASSPNLGRMVGAAVLPV; this is translated from the coding sequence ATGATTCGTAACTCGTTGATCGTTGTTTGCATGGGCTTGGCAGCGCCGGGGGCTGGGGCACTGTCCTTGGGGGCGCCCCAGGGGACGGTGTGGCTGGGAAAGCCCATCGACCTTGGTTTTGAAGTCCAGTTGGATCCGGGGATGTCGATGGATGCAATCTGCCCGCAGGCACGTTTGGTGTCGGGGGATCTTTCCGTACCGGCGGGTCGTGTCCAGGTGAGCGTGCAGCCGGGTGAACTGGGGCGCAACCCTGTGGTTCGGGTCCAGTCTTCGCATCTGGCGGACGAGCCCGTATTGACCGCCCAGGTGTCGATCAGTTGCATCGGCAGTTTCATGCGGGAGTACACCTTCCTGGCTGACCTGCCGATGTCTGTCGCGGGTGGTAATCGGCCCATCGCGATTCCGTGGGAGGGGCAGGCTTCGGGTGCCACATCTTCCTGGGCACTTCCAGGTGCCGCCGCAGAAAAATCGTTTCCAGGGGAGACAGTGGCTCCGCCGCCGCGCAAGGCTTCGGCCAGCGAGCGTGTGGCGCGCAAGGCGATGAAATCGTCTTCCAAACCCTTGGCGCGCAGTCCTTCAGACGCGGCGGTTGCAGCTGTGCCGAGCAGCAGTGGCGCGCAGCCGGAGGCCTCGATTCTCGCGCCCAAGGTGGCGGTCAAGGTTGAGGCAAAAAAAGCAAGCCCCGCTGCAGAGACGTCGCGGCCAGCGGTTGCTCCTGATCCAGCATCTGCTGCAGCGGCTCCGGCGAGGCCCCGGCTGGTGATGGAGCCGTTGGCGACGCTGGCTACGCCTTCGACGTCCGGGGACCAGGCTTCGTCGGGCGCTCCGGGATCGGGGGAGGCACTCCCCTCGATCGGCGTGGGTAATTCGCAGGACGCCGGTGGCGCCGAAGGGGAGCGTTTGCAGGCCCTGCAGACTGAAATCGAACGTATGCGTGAGCAAGCTGAGCAGGACCGCCAAGCCACCCTGGCAATGTTGACGCGGCTGGAGAAGATGGACACGGGGTACTTTCCAGCTTCCTTGGTATACGGCCTTCTTGCAGTGCTTGCGTTGACGATGATTGCGGCGGTTTTGGGCGTCATGCGCATGCGCCGCGCATTAAGCACGTCGAATGAGGAGTGGCGCAATACGCTCAATGCCTTTGCAGCGCAATCGTCTTTGCCCCGGCAGGATGGCGCGGAGCCTGCGCGCCAAGAGGCTTCGTCACCCAACCTGGGGCGGATGGTTGGCGCGGCAGTGTTGCCGGTTTAA